One Ranitomeya imitator isolate aRanImi1 chromosome 1, aRanImi1.pri, whole genome shotgun sequence DNA window includes the following coding sequences:
- the ISM2 gene encoding isthmin-2: MHGLLLLLILHPQLPAGAPAGTAQSAQDNLATAPWRGPLDGSLVLGPKGLVLSSADTSPTPDSTFLLDLDGNLSSENPNIQVTIEVDPNSQMEVELDLSDTRTDWGDPDWRSQHELFWPLFWEYNLSDVEISMSSEGVRAENVGDYSPQYEWEDNVLSGGDHDGRSTPSDKWVTDDSYLYDYEDEDWSSWSPCSATCGRPNQKRTRSCGYSCTATESRVCDLSPCPGVEDDVENSTVVWTTKAKTKAPSPESVSQDSCERWLTCKSEFLSNYLHRVLTELPSCPCFYPSEVVYSSLVLRDEKMAGSFRWRDASGVRERLDIYNPGARFCLRSLLSRDSSSLGAQHCCYDYSLRLVTRGRAAGIPNLISAEFSSELHYKADVLPWILCKGDWSRIHPLRPPNNGYECPENPSEEEYQAQLQEAQDF; this comes from the exons GATAATTTGGCAACTGCTCCATGGAGAGGGCCCTTAGATGGGTCTCTTGTGCTGGGGCCCAAGGGTTTGGTGTTGTCTTCTGCAGATACTTCTCCTACACCGGATTCCACGTTTCTCCTCGACTTGGATGGCAACCTGAGCTCGGAGAACCCCAACATTCAG GTGACAATTGAGGTGGACCCCAATTCTCAGATGGAGGTGGAGCTGGATCTGTCAGACACACGCACGGACTGGGGGGATCCGGACTGGCGGTCTCAGCATGAGCTTTTCTGGCCACTGTTCTGGGAATATAATCTCTCAGATGTGGAAATTTCTATGAGCAGCGAAGGCGTGCGGGCAGAAAATGTGGGTGATTACTCACCACAGTACGAGTGGGAAGATAACGTCCTAAGTGGAGGAGACCATGATGGACGCAGCACACCCAGCGACAAGTGGGTCACAGATGACTCGTATCTTTATG ATTACGAGGATGAAGATTGGAGTTCTTGGTCTCCCTGTAGCGCAACATGCGGTCGGCCAAATCAGAAACGCACCCGGTCCTGCGGATATTCCTGTACAGCAACAGAGTCTCGTGTGTGTGACCTTTCTCCATGTCCAG GAGTAGAGGATGATGTGGAGAATTCAACAGTGGTGTGGACAACCAAGGCAAAGACTAAGGCTCCTAGTCCAGAGTCAG TCTCCCAGGATAGCTGTGAGCGGTGGCTGACATGTAAGAGTGAGTTCCTCAGTAATTATCTGCATCGGGTGTTGACAGAGTTGCCCAGTTGCCCATGTTTCTACCCCTCTGAGGTGGTGTACAGTTCCTTGGTTCTGCGGGATGAGAAGATGGCTGGCAGTTTCCGCTGGCGCGATGCTAGCGGCGTGCGGGAGAGACTGGATATTTACAACCCTGGCGCTCGCTTCTGTCTGCGCTCTTTGCTCTCCAGGGACAGCAGCAGTCTAGGTGCTCAGCATTGCTGCTACGACTACTCTTTAAGACTGGTGACCCGGGGACGGGCGGCTGGGATCCCCAACCTCATCAGTGCTGAGTTCTCCTCTGAACTTCATTACAAAGCAGATGTTCTGCCGTGGATTCTGTGCAAAGGCGACTGGAGCCGGATTCACCCACTGCGCCCCCCAAACAATGGATACGAGTGCCCAGAGAACCCCTCCGAGGAGGAGTACCAGGCTCAGCTGCAGGAAGCCCAGGACTTCTAG
- the AHSA1 gene encoding activator of 90 kDa heat shock protein ATPase homolog 1 isoform X5, whose amino-acid sequence MGRGRPSLDRGAKGGRHQRQQLALLPVHWLVVCGTTPGVSDWPVDNFGTERDATAWSTEKLKELFLAVSVTGDEGGCQVTEVSKLDGEASINNRKGKLIFFYEWDVKLNWTGVSKSGVKYKGHVEIPNLSDENDPSEVEIRVSLAKDEPDTLLTELMRQSGAQQIRAAVAEYISMLKTEFTQGMILPTENGESHSAVTEAKQKAAPPPSQEKVVTCPSSGVKIPTCKVRMTEMFLTSPEELYRVLTRQELVQGFTHAPATVMADKGGKFHLLGGNVSGEFLELDWEKRIVMSWRYKTWPAGHHATITLTFTDKRGETELQMEARGVPQSEEQHMRDGWKRYYFDGIKQTFGYGALLL is encoded by the exons ATGGGGAGAGGGAGACCCTCGCTGGATCGTGGAGCAAAGGGCGGACGCCACCAACGTCAACAACTGGCACTG cttcctgtccactggcttgtcgtttgcgggactacacctggagtttctgattggccgGTCGACAATTTCGG GACAGAACGTGACGCCACTGCCTGGTCCACAGAGAAACTGAAGGAGCTGTTCCTGGCTGTCAGCGTGACGGGAGATGAGGGCGGCTGCCAGGTGACAGAGGTCAGCAAACTCGACGGTGAGGCCTCCATCAACAACCGCAAAGGCAAACTCATCTTCTTCTATGAGTGGGACGTGAAGCTGAACTGGACAG GAGTCTCCAAATCAGGAGTGAAGTACAAGGGCCATGTGGAGATTCCCAACCTGTCCGACGAGAACGATCCCAGCGAGGTGGAG ATCCGAGTGTCTCTGGCGAAGGATGAGCCTGACACGCTGCTGACGGAGCTGATGCGACAGAGCGGTGCACAGCAGATACGGGCAGCTGTGGCAGAATACATCTCCATGCTAAAGACAG AATTCACACAAGGAATGATTCTCCCCACTGAGAATGGAGAGTCGCACTCAGCGGTGACCGAAGCCAAGCAGAAGGCAGCCCCTCCCCCG AGTCAGGAGAAAGTGGTAACCTGTCCGAGTTCCGGAGTGAAGATCCCCACCTGTAAAGTCAGAATGACGGAGATGTTCCTCACCTCCCCGGAGGAGCTGTACCGTGTGCTGACCCGCCAGGAG CTCGTCCAAGGGTTCACGCATGCACCGGCCACAGTCATGGCAGATAAAGGGGGCAAGTTTCATCTACTGGGAGGCAACGTGAGCGGAGAGTTCCTAGAGCTG GACTGGGAGAAGCGCATTGTTATGTCCTGGAGGTACAAGACGTGGCCGGCAG GGCACCATGCCACCATTACACTCACCTTCACAGACAAGCGGGGGGAGACGGAGCTGCAGATGGAGGCCCGAGGTGTCCCCCAGAGCGAAGAGCAGCACATGAGGGATGGCTGGAAGCGATACTACTTTGATGGCATCAAGCAGACGTTCGGCTATGGGGCGCTACTCTTATAA
- the AHSA1 gene encoding activator of 90 kDa heat shock protein ATPase homolog 1 isoform X2 yields MKAPEKTHKSRDRTERDATAWSTEKLKELFLAVSVTGDEGGCQVTEVSKLDGEASINNRKGKLIFFYEWDVKLNWTGVSKSGVKYKGHVEIPNLSDENDPSEVEIRVSLAKDEPDTLLTELMRQSGAQQIRAAVAEYISMLKTEFTQGMILPTENGESHSAVTEAKQKAAPPPSQEKVVTCPSSGVKIPTCKVRMTEMFLTSPEELYRVLTRQELVQGFTHAPATVMADKGGKFHLLGGNVSGEFLELDWEKRIVMSWRYKTWPAGHHATITLTFTDKRGETELQMEARGVPQSEEQHMRDGWKRYYFDGIKQTFGYGALLL; encoded by the exons ATGAAGGCGCCGGAGAAGACACACAAATCACGTGATAG GACAGAACGTGACGCCACTGCCTGGTCCACAGAGAAACTGAAGGAGCTGTTCCTGGCTGTCAGCGTGACGGGAGATGAGGGCGGCTGCCAGGTGACAGAGGTCAGCAAACTCGACGGTGAGGCCTCCATCAACAACCGCAAAGGCAAACTCATCTTCTTCTATGAGTGGGACGTGAAGCTGAACTGGACAG GAGTCTCCAAATCAGGAGTGAAGTACAAGGGCCATGTGGAGATTCCCAACCTGTCCGACGAGAACGATCCCAGCGAGGTGGAG ATCCGAGTGTCTCTGGCGAAGGATGAGCCTGACACGCTGCTGACGGAGCTGATGCGACAGAGCGGTGCACAGCAGATACGGGCAGCTGTGGCAGAATACATCTCCATGCTAAAGACAG AATTCACACAAGGAATGATTCTCCCCACTGAGAATGGAGAGTCGCACTCAGCGGTGACCGAAGCCAAGCAGAAGGCAGCCCCTCCCCCG AGTCAGGAGAAAGTGGTAACCTGTCCGAGTTCCGGAGTGAAGATCCCCACCTGTAAAGTCAGAATGACGGAGATGTTCCTCACCTCCCCGGAGGAGCTGTACCGTGTGCTGACCCGCCAGGAG CTCGTCCAAGGGTTCACGCATGCACCGGCCACAGTCATGGCAGATAAAGGGGGCAAGTTTCATCTACTGGGAGGCAACGTGAGCGGAGAGTTCCTAGAGCTG GACTGGGAGAAGCGCATTGTTATGTCCTGGAGGTACAAGACGTGGCCGGCAG GGCACCATGCCACCATTACACTCACCTTCACAGACAAGCGGGGGGAGACGGAGCTGCAGATGGAGGCCCGAGGTGTCCCCCAGAGCGAAGAGCAGCACATGAGGGATGGCTGGAAGCGATACTACTTTGATGGCATCAAGCAGACGTTCGGCTATGGGGCGCTACTCTTATAA
- the AHSA1 gene encoding activator of 90 kDa heat shock protein ATPase homolog 1 isoform X1: MARWGEGDPRWIVEQRADATNVNNWHWTERDATAWSTEKLKELFLAVSVTGDEGGCQVTEVSKLDGEASINNRKGKLIFFYEWDVKLNWTGVSKSGVKYKGHVEIPNLSDENDPSEVEIRVSLAKDEPDTLLTELMRQSGAQQIRAAVAEYISMLKTEFTQGMILPTENGESHSAVTEAKQKAAPPPSQEKVVTCPSSGVKIPTCKVRMTEMFLTSPEELYRVLTRQELVQGFTHAPATVMADKGGKFHLLGGNVSGEFLELDWEKRIVMSWRYKTWPAGHHATITLTFTDKRGETELQMEARGVPQSEEQHMRDGWKRYYFDGIKQTFGYGALLL, encoded by the exons ATGGCGCGATGGGGAGAGGGAGACCCTCGCTGGATCGTGGAGCAAAGGGCGGACGCCACCAACGTCAACAACTGGCACTG GACAGAACGTGACGCCACTGCCTGGTCCACAGAGAAACTGAAGGAGCTGTTCCTGGCTGTCAGCGTGACGGGAGATGAGGGCGGCTGCCAGGTGACAGAGGTCAGCAAACTCGACGGTGAGGCCTCCATCAACAACCGCAAAGGCAAACTCATCTTCTTCTATGAGTGGGACGTGAAGCTGAACTGGACAG GAGTCTCCAAATCAGGAGTGAAGTACAAGGGCCATGTGGAGATTCCCAACCTGTCCGACGAGAACGATCCCAGCGAGGTGGAG ATCCGAGTGTCTCTGGCGAAGGATGAGCCTGACACGCTGCTGACGGAGCTGATGCGACAGAGCGGTGCACAGCAGATACGGGCAGCTGTGGCAGAATACATCTCCATGCTAAAGACAG AATTCACACAAGGAATGATTCTCCCCACTGAGAATGGAGAGTCGCACTCAGCGGTGACCGAAGCCAAGCAGAAGGCAGCCCCTCCCCCG AGTCAGGAGAAAGTGGTAACCTGTCCGAGTTCCGGAGTGAAGATCCCCACCTGTAAAGTCAGAATGACGGAGATGTTCCTCACCTCCCCGGAGGAGCTGTACCGTGTGCTGACCCGCCAGGAG CTCGTCCAAGGGTTCACGCATGCACCGGCCACAGTCATGGCAGATAAAGGGGGCAAGTTTCATCTACTGGGAGGCAACGTGAGCGGAGAGTTCCTAGAGCTG GACTGGGAGAAGCGCATTGTTATGTCCTGGAGGTACAAGACGTGGCCGGCAG GGCACCATGCCACCATTACACTCACCTTCACAGACAAGCGGGGGGAGACGGAGCTGCAGATGGAGGCCCGAGGTGTCCCCCAGAGCGAAGAGCAGCACATGAGGGATGGCTGGAAGCGATACTACTTTGATGGCATCAAGCAGACGTTCGGCTATGGGGCGCTACTCTTATAA
- the AHSA1 gene encoding activator of 90 kDa heat shock protein ATPase homolog 1 isoform X4, with translation MARWGEGDPRWIVEQRADATNVNNWHWTERDATAWSTEKLKELFLAVSVTGDEGGCQVTEVSKLDGEASINNRKGKLIFFYEWDVKLNWTGVSKSGVKYKGHVEIPNLSDENDPSEVEIRVSLAKDEPDTLLTELMRQSGAQQIRAAVAEYISMLKTEFTQGMILPTENGESHSAVTEAKQKAAPPPSQEKVVTCPSSGVKIPTCKVRMTEMFLTSPEELYRVLTRQELVQGFTHAPATVMADKGGKFHLLGGNVSGEFLELDWEKRIVMSWRYKTWPAGRHPGLS, from the exons ATGGCGCGATGGGGAGAGGGAGACCCTCGCTGGATCGTGGAGCAAAGGGCGGACGCCACCAACGTCAACAACTGGCACTG GACAGAACGTGACGCCACTGCCTGGTCCACAGAGAAACTGAAGGAGCTGTTCCTGGCTGTCAGCGTGACGGGAGATGAGGGCGGCTGCCAGGTGACAGAGGTCAGCAAACTCGACGGTGAGGCCTCCATCAACAACCGCAAAGGCAAACTCATCTTCTTCTATGAGTGGGACGTGAAGCTGAACTGGACAG GAGTCTCCAAATCAGGAGTGAAGTACAAGGGCCATGTGGAGATTCCCAACCTGTCCGACGAGAACGATCCCAGCGAGGTGGAG ATCCGAGTGTCTCTGGCGAAGGATGAGCCTGACACGCTGCTGACGGAGCTGATGCGACAGAGCGGTGCACAGCAGATACGGGCAGCTGTGGCAGAATACATCTCCATGCTAAAGACAG AATTCACACAAGGAATGATTCTCCCCACTGAGAATGGAGAGTCGCACTCAGCGGTGACCGAAGCCAAGCAGAAGGCAGCCCCTCCCCCG AGTCAGGAGAAAGTGGTAACCTGTCCGAGTTCCGGAGTGAAGATCCCCACCTGTAAAGTCAGAATGACGGAGATGTTCCTCACCTCCCCGGAGGAGCTGTACCGTGTGCTGACCCGCCAGGAG CTCGTCCAAGGGTTCACGCATGCACCGGCCACAGTCATGGCAGATAAAGGGGGCAAGTTTCATCTACTGGGAGGCAACGTGAGCGGAGAGTTCCTAGAGCTG GACTGGGAGAAGCGCATTGTTATGTCCTGGAGGTACAAGACGTGGCCGGCAG gaagacatccaggcctctcttga
- the AHSA1 gene encoding activator of 90 kDa heat shock protein ATPase homolog 1 isoform X3, which produces MGRGRPSLDRGAKGGRHQRQQLALLPVHWLVVCGTTPGVSDWPVDNFGTERDATAWSTEKLKELFLAVSVTGDEGGCQVTEVSKLDGEASINNRKGKLIFFYEWDVKLNWTGVSKSGVKYKGHVEIPNLSDENDPSEVEIRVSLAKDEPDTLLTELMRQSGAQQIRAAVAEYISMLKTEFTQGMILPTENGESHSAVTEAKQKAAPPPSQEKVVTCPSSGVKIPTCKVRMTEMFLTSPEELYRVLTRQELVQGFTHAPATVMADKGGKFHLLGGNVSGEFLELDWEKRIVMSWRYKTWPAGRHPGLS; this is translated from the exons ATGGGGAGAGGGAGACCCTCGCTGGATCGTGGAGCAAAGGGCGGACGCCACCAACGTCAACAACTGGCACTG cttcctgtccactggcttgtcgtttgcgggactacacctggagtttctgattggccgGTCGACAATTTCGG GACAGAACGTGACGCCACTGCCTGGTCCACAGAGAAACTGAAGGAGCTGTTCCTGGCTGTCAGCGTGACGGGAGATGAGGGCGGCTGCCAGGTGACAGAGGTCAGCAAACTCGACGGTGAGGCCTCCATCAACAACCGCAAAGGCAAACTCATCTTCTTCTATGAGTGGGACGTGAAGCTGAACTGGACAG GAGTCTCCAAATCAGGAGTGAAGTACAAGGGCCATGTGGAGATTCCCAACCTGTCCGACGAGAACGATCCCAGCGAGGTGGAG ATCCGAGTGTCTCTGGCGAAGGATGAGCCTGACACGCTGCTGACGGAGCTGATGCGACAGAGCGGTGCACAGCAGATACGGGCAGCTGTGGCAGAATACATCTCCATGCTAAAGACAG AATTCACACAAGGAATGATTCTCCCCACTGAGAATGGAGAGTCGCACTCAGCGGTGACCGAAGCCAAGCAGAAGGCAGCCCCTCCCCCG AGTCAGGAGAAAGTGGTAACCTGTCCGAGTTCCGGAGTGAAGATCCCCACCTGTAAAGTCAGAATGACGGAGATGTTCCTCACCTCCCCGGAGGAGCTGTACCGTGTGCTGACCCGCCAGGAG CTCGTCCAAGGGTTCACGCATGCACCGGCCACAGTCATGGCAGATAAAGGGGGCAAGTTTCATCTACTGGGAGGCAACGTGAGCGGAGAGTTCCTAGAGCTG GACTGGGAGAAGCGCATTGTTATGTCCTGGAGGTACAAGACGTGGCCGGCAG gaagacatccaggcctctcttga
- the VIPAS39 gene encoding spermatogenesis-defective protein 39 homolog, which produces MSRPKADEEEYWHGSKCKAFTFEDDDEDGLSQLKESKRAVNSIKAFVDEDDEEWEKFTWSGEPVGSISWSIQESSSTRGSEPRSFPSDKLRSEGSGSSFPRPGSFSSLFRVRSRPDSFQSLSEALLDTNIKYVAPELRKPKSEYQDYSGDWSIEESVRRMQRGKMCSMERFRSLKDKLHLLDEAVRLHDGNVITAVLIFLKRTLRSDVLFQELKIRQVALRHFVHFLKETSDQLLLTELLRFLEWTEELAMCKYREHLDILGAEERRDFLKSKCISLPFSSEDATHVQDHYTLLERQIIIEANDKHLEASGQELFRKHPRKASLLFMPLVTTLYYACIYHYSEAEGTFSSPNNLRKTFKIPEKLYILTALAARAKLRSWVDVDALFTTKNWLGYTKKKAPVGFHRVVEILHKNGAPAQVLQDYIRLVEDVETRISLATKYKCHDVVIDTYRDLKDRHQLMVYRGKMERGSLEEEKIDCLLSNMQIRWKN; this is translated from the exons ATGTCCCGGCCGAAGGCGGACGAGGAGGAGTACTGGCATGGCTCCAAATGCAAGGCTTTCACCTTCGAAGATGACGATGAAGATGGACTGTCCCAG CTGAAGGAGTCTAAGCGTGCAGTGAACAGTATAAAGGCCTTCGtggatgaggatgatgaggagtGGGAGAAGTTCACCTGGAGTGGGGAGCCTGTGGGGA GTATATCTTGGTCCATCCAGGAGTCGTCCAGCACCCGGGGCTCTGAGCCCAGAAGTTTTCCATCAGATAAATTGCGGTCTGAAGGTTCGGGCTCCTCCTTCCCCCGGCCGGGGTCCTTCAGCAGCTTATTCAGAG TGAGATCGAggcctgacagcttccagtccctcTCGGAGG CTCTTTTAGATACAAATATTAAGTATGTGGCTCCGGAGCTGCGCAAACCCAAGTCTGAGTACCAG GATTACAGTGGAGACTGGAGCATTGAGGAGTCTGTGCGGAGGATGCAGCGCGGCAAG ATGTGCTCCATGGAGAGGTTCCGCTCACTTAAAGACAAGCTGCACTTACTGGACGAGGCCGTGCGACTTCATGATGGCAATGTCATCACAGCA GTGTTAATCTTCTTAAAGAGGACGCTTCGTTCTG ATGTCCTGTTTCAGGAGCTGAAGATCAGACAAGTTGCTCTGAGACACTTTGTTCATTTCCTGAAGGAGACCTCAGATCAGCTGCTTTTGACGGAGCTTCTCAG ATTCCTAGAGTGGACGGAGGAGCTGGCG ATGTGTAAATACAGGGAGCACCTGGACATCCTGGGGGCTGAGGAGCGCAGAGATTTTCTGAAGAGTAAGTGCATAAG TCTGCCCTTTTCTTCCGAGGATGCCACTCATGTACAGGATCACTacacactgctggagagacagatcatCATCGAG GCAAATGACAAACACTTGGAGGCCTCAGGTCAGGAGCTCTTCCGCAAACACCCCCGGAAAGCCTCGCTCCTCTTCATGCCGCTGGTCACCACCCTGTATTACGCTTGTATTTACCACTACTCTGAAGCAGAG GGTACATTCAGCAGTCCCAACAACCTACGTAAAACCTTCAAG ATCCCAGAGAAGTTGTACATCCTGAcggcgctggcggctcgggccaagCTCCGGTCCTGGGTGGATGTGGACGCTCTGTTTACCACTAAG AACTGGCTAGGATACACTAAGAAGAAGGCTCCCGTTGGCTTCCACCGAGTGGTAGAGATTTTACATAAGAATGGGGCCCCTGCTCAG GTTCTCCAGGATTATATCCGGCTGGTGGAGGACGTTGAGACCCGAATTTCCCTGGCCACTAAGTACAAGTGTCACGACGTAGTGATTGAT